From Panthera uncia isolate 11264 chromosome E1, Puncia_PCG_1.0, whole genome shotgun sequence, one genomic window encodes:
- the CNTROB gene encoding centrobin isoform X4, whose protein sequence is MATSATVPSSPLRAEDLLSDSSEAPGLNQMSSEVTSQLYASLHLSRQAEATARAQLYLPSSSPPPHEMLDGLAQELSRSLSVGLENNLKKKVREDGSKHIFEMESVRGQLQSLLQTSRDTAHRDPLTPGAGSERREEDSFDSDSTATLLNTRPLQDLSPSSSSQALEELFPRYASLRPGPPLNPPDFQGLRDALDSEHTRRKHCERHIQSLQTRVLELQQQLAVAVTADRKKDVMIEQLDKTLARVVEGWNRHEAERAEVLRGLQEERQAAELTRSKQQETVTHLEQSLSEAMEALSREQEGARLQQRERETLEEERQALTLSLELEQQRCRALQEERDEARAGQLSEHRQLETLKVALEGQRQAWAEQERQLEERHRALRDDVQAQLEQEKGNTQREAQAAREAQQQLALAQSEVRRLEGELDTARRERDALQLEMSLVQARYESQRVQLESDLAVRLEQRVTERLAQAQESGLRQVASLREQHRKQLQDLSGQHQQELSAQLAQFKVEMAEREERQQQVAQDYELRLAREQARVRELQSGQRRLEEQRAELVERLQAMLQAHWAEASQLLGATTLPPDLPVPTTSPSSPGPQEPEKGERRLWTRPPVAVALKPVLQQSREAGAEQPPRVLRSPSPDLSPLLGPPFQSQHSFQPLEPKPGLTSSVTSAGAFSTAGAFHPDHRPERPFPEEDPGSDGDGFLKPGLQPPSQLDGLKHFLHQLLEIVPQSSEAPSVELLPPKSGPLTVPSWEEAPQVPHLPPPVHKTKVPLAMASSLFRAHELPSSHSQSSGLRAGSPERDERDERPGGGDGLAPARQLMDVSQLLRLYQARGWGALPAEDLLLYLKRQEHGRTDSRGDNVPRRNTDSRLGSPSPPGCCSP, encoded by the exons ATGGCGACATCAGCTACGGTTCCCAGTTCACCCCTCCGGGCTGAGGATCTCCTGAGTGATTCATCAGAAGCCCCTGGGCTGAACCAAATGTCCTCTGAGGTGACCTCCCAGCTCTATGCTTCTTTGCACCTCAGTCGCCAGGCAGAGGCCACAGCCCGAGCCCAGCTGtatctgccctcctcctccccacctcctcatgAGATGTTAGATGGCTTGGCCCAAGAGCTGAGTCGCAGCTTGTCAGTTGGATTGGAGAACAACTTGAAGAAAAAGGTGAGAGAG gaTGGTTCGAAGCATATCTTTGAGATGGAAAGTGTTCGGGGTCAACTTCAGAGCTTGCTCCAGACCTCCCGTGATACAGCCCATC GGGACCCCCTCACTCCAGGTGCTGGCTCAGAGAGACGAGAAGAGGACTCCTTTGACAGTGACAGCACAGCCACCTTGCTGAA CACCCGGCCCCTGCAAGACTTATCTCCGTCCAGCTCGTCCCAAGCCCTGGAGGAGCTGTTTCCCCGCTATGCCAGTCTTCGGCCAGGACCCCCGCTCAATCCCCCGGATTTCCAGGGCCTGAGGGATGCCCTGGATTCAGAGCATACCCGTCGCAAG CATTGCGAGCGCCATATTCAGAGCCTCCAGACCCGAGTGCTGGAGCTTCAGCAACAGTTAGCTGTGGCTGTGACTGCCGACCGCAAGAAAGATGTTATGATCGAGCAGTTGGACAAG ACCCTGGCCCGCGTGGTGGAGGGCTGGAACCGGCACGAAGCCGAGCGGGCAGAGGTCCTTCGGGGGCTCCAGGAGGAACGCCAGGCAGCCGAACTCACCAGAAGCAAGCAGCAGGAG ACAGTAACCCACCTGGAGCAAAGCCTTTCTGAGGCCATGGAGGCCCTGAGTCGTGAGCAGGAAGGCGCCAGGCTGCAGCAACGGGAAAGAGAGACGCTG gaggaggagaggcaggctCTGACCCTGAGCTTGGAGCTGGAACAGCAGCGATGCCGGGCTCTGCAGGAGGAGCGGGACGAGGCCCGGGCCGGGCAGCTCAGTGAGCACCGGCAGCTGGAGACACTGAAGGTGGCCCTGGAAGGGCAACGGCAGGCGTGGGCCGAGCAGGAGCGCCAGCTGGAGGAGCGCCACCGGGCGCTGCGGGACGACGTGCAGGCCCAGCTGGAGCAGGAGAAG GGGAACACACAGAGGGAGGCCCAGGCAGCGCGGGAGGCCCAGCAGCAGCTGGCGCTGGCGCAGTCCGAGGTTCGGCGCTTGGAGGGCGAGCTGGACACGGCCCGGAGGGAGAGGGACGCGCTGCAGCTGGAGATGAGCCTGGTACAG GCCCGGTACGAGAGCCAGCGGGTCCAGCTGGAGTCGGACCTGGCCGTGCGGCTGGAGCAGCGGGTGACAGAGCGGCTGGCTCAGGCCCAGGAGAGCGGCCTGCGGCAGGTGGCCTCGCTGCGGGAACAACACAG GAAGCAGCTGCAGGACCTGAGTGGACAGCACCAGCAGGAGCTGTccgcccagctggctcagttcaAGGTGGAAATGGCGGAGCGCGAGGAGAGGCAGCAGCAGGTGGCGCAGGACTACGAGCTCAG GCTGGCCCGGGAGCAGGCGCGGGTGCGGGAGCTGCAGAGCGGCCAGCGGCGGCTGGAGGAGCAGCGCGCTGAGCTGGTGGAGCGGCTCCAGGCCATGCTGCAGGCCCACTGGGCAGAGGCCAGCCAGCTGCTCGGCGCCACCACCCTGCCCCCGGACCTCCCG GTCCCCACCACCAGCCCCTCCAGCCCTGGGCCTCAGGAGCCAGAGAAGGGCGAGAGGAGGCTCTGGACTCGGCCTCCCGTGGCCGTGGCCCTGAAGCCCGTGTTGCAGCAGAGCCGGGAAGCTGGGGCAGAACAGCCACCGCGGGTTCTCCGCAGCCCCTCCCCAGACCTGAGCCCCCTGCTGGGCCCCCCTTTCCAGAGCCAGCATTCCTTCCAGCCCCTGGAGCCAAAGCCGGGCCTCACTTCGTCTGTTACCTCTG CCGGGGCTTTCTCTACCGCTGGCGCCTTCCACCCTGATCACCGCCCAGAGCGGCCGTTCCCTGAGGAAGATCCTGGATCCGACGGGGACGGCTTCCTAAAGCCGGGGCTGCAGCCCCCTTCCCAGCTGGATGGCCTCAAACATTTTTTGCACCAG CTGCTGGAGATAGTACCGCAGAGCAGCGAGGCCCCCTCTGTTGAGCTTTTGCCCCCGAAGTCTG GCCCCCTGACTGTCCCATCTTGGGAGGAGGCCCCGCAGGTGCCACACCTCCCGCCCCCTGTTCATAAGACTAAAGTGCCCCTGGCCATGGCGTCCAGTCTCTTCCGGGCTCACGAGCTTCCCTCAAGCCATTCACAGAGCAGCGGCCTCCGGGCGGGCTCCCCAGAGCGAGATGAGCGAGATGAGCGGCcgggag GTGGGGACGGGCTCGCACCCGCGCGGCAGCTGATGGACGTGTCGCAGCTGCTGCGACTGTACCAAGCTCGGGGCTGGGGGGCTCTGCCCGCTGAGGACCTGCTGCTCTACCTGAAGAGGCAGGAACACGGCAG GACGGACAGCCGAGGGGATAATGTCCCCAGAAGGAACACGGACTCCCGCTTGG GCTCTCCCTCGCCGCCTGGCTGCTGCAGCCCCTAG